GGATATGTTGTGACATGGACAAAACATCAGTGGTCTGGTCCACATCCCGCCAATACTTATTTAATTTCTGGATAAAACCATCATCACAAAGTAATACTGATAACTCAACTTTTTCATACTTGTTAACATCATCTATAGAAGTATCTCTTGTATTATATTTCGAAGCTAATAAACCGTCAAGTGCAACTTTCAGTGCAACAGGAACGTCAGACCGAAGTGTCTCTGCAATGCTCTGCATACAGAAAATAGATTTTCATCAGTATATGAGATAGATCGTGCATAGTCCACCTGGAAAATAGCATGAACTGCATCACAGgaaaaaccaaaaaatatatatataatttaattcacAGACAAATAAAAATATCCACATTAAAAGGATATGATCATCAAATAGTCTAGCTGATCATTGTTTTTCTTGGTCCTCCAATTGCAGAATATATGACAAACACTAAACAAGGACAATATAAATTGATAAAGACTTAAATATTCCACTTGATTATCTTACTCTGTGATAGCATTACAGGGGTGTCATCCACAATTGAAAAAAAGGATACTGTGAAGATGGATGACCATGGAAAAAGTAGACCTGACATTTAACAAATCCATTAAAGATTCTTTACTTATGTTTCCTCCAAATCATCTAATAAAAATGTCAAGATTGTGCATTAACTCTTAGAAATGATGTTATGCACAGCATCCTTTTCTgatgtaagcaaattaaaatgacAAAATGAAAAGTACATGCATACAAAGTTCCCTGTAACCTACTACCATATTTCATGCCCCAAAATTCACGGGTCAACAAAACCAAAGTTGAAAGTATTATCAACAACAATGATCAGATAGAAAACGAAAAGAAAGGCATAGAGTTTGTCATATGGTCATAACAATTCATTTCACATGTCAAACAGTCTATAAGAAGCCACAAGAGGGACCCTTAGGTGCTCCTTGCCGTCAAAActtgaaaattgaaaccaaatcgCTGGAACAACATATAAATGTTTTGACTGTTGTAACAAATAAATGATTTAGATATCAGCATTAATAGATGCTTTAAGGACAAGTCCTTTTATAGTTTCATGGTGGATGGTGAATTGCGTGAAGCTACATATAAGAGAATTTGTTTTGCCAGGATACTAGAAAGCAAACAAGTTCTCCTTTAAGCTGGTTGGATTGTCCAAGGACCTATCATAGACCTTTTTTATTGCAGGTGCCTAAATTTCTCCAAAACTATGGCCATGTGAGTGACACCTTAGGAGATCTATGAAAATGTTTTCTATAATTGAACTTTGTCGATCGATGGATACGACTTATTATGCACTTATCACCGTCATTCACCACAGACATGGTTTATGTAACTACCCTGTTGATACCAAGGAAACAAGGTAATATTCTTTGGTAATAATTCTTTAAGAACAATTAGCagtctatgaccaggattatcagAGACGCTATGAAGATTATCGAGAACAGCCAACGGACTACGGTCAGGGTTGTCAGAGACGCTATAAAGATTGTCGTAGCATTCACCCTCCTATAATCGTATTGTCTATATATCACTCCCTTTCTTCTCCACTGTCACTAACAATGAAATAAGGGCAAACTTGCAATCCGTTTAAGCAAAAGATGCAAACTATCCCCTAAACACGGCATAAACTTGAAAGCTAAAAGAACTAAGAAACCCGAACATTACCAAAATCTGAGGATCATCGGGTAATTCCTCTTCGATGCAAATCCTGACGTCGAGTTCCAACGGCTTCTTCTTCGGCAGCCGGCCCCTCCGCCTAACGTTCCTATAACCCCGGGTAAAGGCCGGCACCAAAGAGCACGAACTGTCGGAAAGGGACCGAAATCCCCTGGCGGAAACATTAGAGAAGAAGGCAGGGAGGGGAACCGAATGTGAAAGGGGAGAAGGAGTGGGGGGAGGGCTCGGAGGCCGCGCCGTCCGGCGCCATGAGGAAGCGCCGGCGAGAGGCCGCGGACGACGACTGGCGCATCGGGAGGCAAGGGGAAGAGTTTTCGCCACGAACCTCGCCATGGCCGTCATCAGGAATCGACCAAAGCTAAAGAAACCCACCGAGCAGCGGATGTTTAGTGTTACTTAAACGAtactaatatattatttataggcCAATTTCTCGAACGATACATTTATTTTTGAGAAATAGCCGCTAAGTTTTGGGTCGCTTTTGATACAGTCGCTCATGTCACATGTGTTGGTCAACAGATGTACCGGGGCTGATGACCGGCCCGGTCGACGGATCGATGTCGGAAGTTTTTGATCGATTAAGCTGGATGTCAAGGTCGGTCAGGTCCTCGTGATGGGGGGTTGATTAGTGTTTCTCGATTCGGGCATCGTCTATGCTAAGCCGTATCTCGTCGAAACGATGGTTACCAGCTCATCTTTGTACACTGGACATCTTTGTACACTGGATAGTGATTCCCGGATTAAGACGCTCGTGGCTCGAGGGTGATCGTTTGCCTACAAAAATAACCTTTGTCGGGTGATTCCGACTTTGGCCTCGTCGATAGCAAGTCAGTAATTAgttctcttctctttttttttccctcttttttcTTGGCACGATGTCGGCCATGagttttatactattgtacgagggttaGTCGCATGCGGGCTTGGCGTAACGATTGATCCTTGAGGGATGAGATAGTACTCTGCGGCTGTCGTCCCGGGACACGTGAAACAACGCCAGACGACGCTGTCTCGGTATATGCCAAACAACGTCTCAGTACGGATTTTGACTTGATGCGTGTGAGTGCTCTCCTTGCTGATTCGGTTGTAGCGCAGCATGGCATCGATTGTGATGTGTCttagacccaaaatatacctaATCGCAAGATTTATAACACAAAGAGAAGACGTAATTAGAACGTATGTAGTTCATGTTCTGTCTTAATTACGAATATATTCGCTAATTCCTTTAAATTAGTGAACATGTTAAAAATGATAAACCAGGAAATCATTATAAGCTACCGACTGCAATTGTGTGCGACCAAAAAGTCGTCGTATATATGCTGATTAAGTAAAAATAAATTTGTTTACCCATTTTGTTAATAAAGTTCTAAGATTAAATCTTACattcatttaaaattttatatttttatccaaaaaattaaaggtattaaataacttagtagataaaaatacttgattgtatttataatttattacaGTAGATTTTGGTTGTCTAATGTATCAAGAGTTTGGAACTAATTTGATGATTATTAATGAACAATTCGAAAAGTGGTGAAGCATAGTAAGCAAACTAGATGGAGAGAGATGGAAATATCACCTATGGAGCTATTTTATAATGAGTTTGGATAATGATTGGAGCTAAGTAGGAGAGAGATTAATCAATTAGATAGCCACGTAGAATCATCAATTATCACTGAATCACGGAGGAGTGCATCGAACCACCAAATTTTATTTTGATAAGTGATGAAGATTCAAGCTCAAAACTTTATAATAAATCATCATTATCTATGTCAGCTAAGTtagcaagaacatcacaatattacAATCATATCGAGTCAATGTTGACATGAAGGAATCGATTGATCGACATATCGACTTGTTAGGGTGCGACATGTCATGAGATTTTCTACGTGTCAAAACTATTGgttaaagataaaatattttataaaaaaatactttAGGTAATTATAGTATTTACTTTAGTATTTTTGGGTCTTATATAAAACGTCTTAAATAATTCAGTAATTGTTCGACTTTGAAAAGAAATTAAAGTACCTTGTGACATTATTCCAAATAAGAGAACTGAGCAACGTCTCAGGAGAAATGAGTTTAACTGCAACGAGACTCCACAACACCAACCGTAAAAAGCTACACACGGAATTCCACTGCCATAATGCtatgaaatcatgcttcaatgtcaacattcaaatcataacaagAAATCAACAGTTACATGGTTCAGGAATTGCCTCCGGGGAAAGGAACTCTACATCTCGTAGCCTCCCAAAATTGTTAGCCCCTTGAGCCTAATCCACCTTTCTCGTGTCGCACCATGTAATCAAGCAGAAGGGAATCACCTAGGAAGAACAGCAACCTCTCTTTGCAAAACCTCCAGCGGAATCAGACACATTAATCGTCATCCCCTGGGAGGGAACTGTTCCTGCTGCCTCCTGTGCGGCGAGAGCCTTCCGGCTAATTATGTTGTAAATGTCCGTTAGAATGGTCTGAAATGCCTTATCTATGTTGAGTGCTTCCAAGGCCGATGTTTCCATAAAAGACAGCTCTTCCTTCTCAGCTAACGTCTGGGCTTCATCCTCTGAAACTGCTCTCAGATGCCTCAAGTCTGCCTTGTTACCGACCATCAATATCACAATGTTGGAGTCCGCATGGTCCCTGAGCTCACGAAGCCACCTTTGGACGTTTTCAAAAGTTTGCTTCTTTGTTATGTCGTAGACGAGGAGCGCTCCCACTGCACCCCTGTAGTAAGCGCTGGTAATGGCACGGTACC
The window above is part of the Musa acuminata AAA Group cultivar baxijiao chromosome BXJ2-6, Cavendish_Baxijiao_AAA, whole genome shotgun sequence genome. Proteins encoded here:
- the LOC103987849 gene encoding ras-related protein Rab2BV-like — protein: MAYRVDNEYDYLFKIVLIGDSGVGKSNILSRFTRNEFCLESKSTIGVEFATRTLQIEGKTIKAQIWDTAGQERYRAITSAYYRGAVGALLVYDITKKQTFENVQRWLRELRDHADSNIVILMVGNKADLRHLRAVSEDEAQTLAEKEELSFMETSALEALNIDKAFQTILTDIYNIISRKALAAQEAAGTVPSQGMTINVSDSAGGFAKRGCCSS